From the Conger conger chromosome 14, fConCon1.1, whole genome shotgun sequence genome, one window contains:
- the LOC133110020 gene encoding activity-dependent neuroprotector homeobox protein-like codes for MFQLPVNNLNSLRKARKKVKTVLGDIGLEYCRDHIQDFEEFAPNEFYVKNTTWEDVGLWDPSSTKLQNYRSKPFCCSWCPFSSKVFSAYHSHFRNVHSSYYESHILLNCPYCSYSGRKGALEVHVKLFHAGYSVLNQAMARQGAAGPLKDAGVARKPRPPEGAEQAMYYCKKCTYRDHLYNVVRKHIYREHFQHVATPYISRGPAERAAGSGRADTLHCKRCLFVPRTLEALVQHVIEDHERIGYQVTAMIGHATLARSGPLLPIAPKASAAGPKGAVAGGAGQRVTVTGGAGQKGGAAAGRSLTPQQLSRLVPVGAGLKPGLFSLKGGALQPLSSAPPQVRITLPGNTQGSVPLQSLSAKKLFEANGGVSKWLGLGASSSSSSSSFSSSSLPSFRVAPSKAGGPAVNTAQTQKWKICTICNELFPENVYNAHFEKEHKAQKVRAVASYIVKIHNFTSKCLYCNRYLPSDTLLNHMLIHGLACPHCLSTFNDVERLVAHVRQTHPGEAAGGATTDSPLTFDLTMQHGEPRNVQLLVTTYCSSVRDASQDLAAFHAQADGKRAPSRGPEGAGEAQRAAVRHKKDAGKTLCPLCFSILKGPISDSLALHLRERHQVIQTVHPVEKKLTYKCIHCLGVYTSNMSASTITLHLVHCRGVGRAPADPHAAPFPGPLALDPAPAKRRRTEEPGGVAAAPGDPAGPGLSSQPRDGKSHEEAKAFLARYFNRQPYPSPREVEKLASALWLWKADVSRHFSLRRRSCEQDCQARRPAVLLGFNMRQLSRLRHTMSFPAVYLYRERDRARARGPARTPAPGRQGPPRPTGPAKGGAAGRSGNCAEPGAPAAESGVEEREVGGAGSSRDRGTGVGELTDADPQEEQEMGGAGSSRDRGTGVGELTGADPKEEQDTEAQRAPGAESGAEEREMGGVGCSRDNTTGVGELTDADPQEEQEMGGAGSSRDNTTGVGELMGADPQEDGEGSGAESSRDSGTGLGELTDADPQEDGEGEKSGAGCSRDGTTGVGGPDAGQMEASRTESGAAEGGEANGLGSDEAPWRGGENGYDLEGGEGPGSTPALGEDLDLGALESGGGAAEPVAAPPSEPAGLGAQQT; via the exons ATGTTCCAGCTGCCGGTGAATAACCTGAACAGCTTGCGCAAAGCCAGGAAGAAAGTGAAGACAGTGCTGGGGGATATTGGTTTGGAGTACTGCAGGGACCACATCCAG GATTTCGAAGAGTTTGCCCCCAATGAATTCTACGTTAAGAACACCACCTGGGAAGATGTGGGCTTGTGGGACCCGTCGTCCACAAAGCTAcaa AACTACCGCTCCAAGCCCTTCTGCTGCTCTTGGTGCCCCTTCTCCTCCAAGGTCTTCTCGGCCTATCACAGCCACTTCCGCAACGTGCACAGCAGCTACTACGAGAGCCACATCCTGCTCAACTGCCCGTACTGCTCCTACAGCGGCAGGAAGGGGGCGCTGGAGGTGCACGTGAAGCTGTTCCACGCGGGCTACAGCGTGCTGAACCAGGCCATGGCCAGGCAGGGCGCGGCCGGGCCCCTGAAGGACGCGGGCGTGGCCCGCAAGCCCCGCCCTCcggagggggcggagcaggcCATGTACTACTGCAAGAAGTGCACGTACCGCGACCACCTGTACAACGTGGTGCGCAAGCACATCTACCGCGAGCACTTCCAGCACGTGGCCACGCCCTACATCAGCCGGGGCCCCGCGGAGCGGGCGGCGGGCTCCGGGCGCGCAGACACCCTGCACTGCAAGCGCTGCCTGTTCGTGCCGCGCACGCTGGAGGCCCTGGTGCAGCACGTGATCGAGGACCACGAGCGCATCGGCTACCAGGTGACCGCCATGATCGGGCACGCCACGCTGGCCCGCTCCGGGCCCCTGCTGCCCATCGCGCCCAAGGCCTCCGCCGCGGGGCCGAAGGGCGCGGTCGCCGGGGGCGCGGGGCAGAGGGTGACGGtgacgggcggggcggggcagaaGGGCGGGGCCGCGGCCGGGCGCTCGCTCACCCCGCAGCAGCTGAGCCGCTTGGTGCCCGTGGGGGCGGGGCTTAAGCCCGGGCTTTTCTCCCTGAAGGGCGGGGCCCTGCAGCCCCTCTCCTCCGCCCCCCCGCAGGTACGCATCACGTTGCCCGGCAACACGCAGGGGTCCGTCCCCCTCCAGTCTCTCTCCGCGAAGAAGCTCTTCGAGGCGAACGGGGGCGTCTCCAAATGGCTGGGCCTgggagcctcctcctcctcctcctcctcctcgttctcctcctcctccctgccctCCTTCCGCGTGGCGCCCAGCAAGGCGGGCGGCCCGGCGGTGAACACGGCGCAGACGCAGAAGTGGAAGATCTGCACCATCTGCAACGAGCTCTTCCCGGAGAACGTGTACAACGCGCACTTCGAGAAGGAGCACAAGGCGCAGAAGGTGCGGGCGGTGGCCAGCTACATCGTGAAGATCCACAACTTCACCAGCAAGTGTCTGTACTGCAACCGCTACCTGCCCAGCGACACGCTGCTCAACCACATGCTGATCCACGGGCTGGCCTGCCCGCACTGCCTCTCCACCTTCAACGACGTGGAGCGCCTGGTGGCGCACGTGCGGCAGACGCACCCGGGCGAGGCGGCGGGCGGCGCCACCACCGACTCGCCGCTGACCTTCGACCTCACCATGCAGCACGGCGAGCCGCGGAACGTGCAGCTGCTGGTCACCACGTACTGCAGCAGCGTGCGCGACGCCTCGCAGGACCTGGCCGCCTTCCACGCCCAGGCCGACGGCAAGAGGGCGCCCTCTAGGGGCCCGGAGGGCGCCGGCGAAGCTCAGCGGGCCGCAGTGCGGCACAAGAAGGACGCCGGCAAGACGCTGTGCCCGCTCTGCTTCTCCATCCTCAAGGGCCCCATCTCGGACTCGCTGGCCCTGCACCTGCGCGAGCGCCACCAGGTGATCCAGACGGTGCACCCGGTGGAGAAGAAGCTCACCTACAAGTGCATCCACTGCCTGGGCGTGTACACCAGCAACATGAGCGCCTCCACCATCACCCTGCACCTGGTGCACTGCCGGGGCGTGGGCCGGGCCCCCGCCGACCCCCACGCGGCCCCGTTCCCCGGCCCGCTCGCGCTCGACCCGGCCCCCGCCAAGAGGAGGCGGACCGAGGAGCCCGGGGGCGTCGCCGCGGCGCCGGGGGACCCCGCCGGGCCGGGGCTGTCCTCGCAGCCGCGGGACGGGAAGTCGCACGAGGAGGCCAAGGCCTTCCTGGCCCGCTACTTCAACCGGCAGCCGTACCCGTCGCCGCGCGAGGTGGAGAAGCTGGCGTCGGCGCTCTGGCTGTGGAAGGCCGACGTCTCGCGGCACTTCTCCCTGCGCCGGCGCTCCTGCGAGCAGGACTGCCAGGCCCGCCGGCCCGCCGTGCTGCTGGGCTTCAACATGCGGCAGCTCAGCCGCCTGCGGCACACCATGAGCTTCCCCGCCGTCTACCTCTACCGGGAGCGCGACCGCGCCCGCGCCAGGGGCCCGGCCCGCACGCCCGCCCCCGGCCGGCAGGGGCCGCCCCGGCCCACGGGGCCCGCCAAGGGCGGCGCGGCGGGGCGTTCCGGGAACTGCGCTGAGCCCGGTGCCCCGGCCGCGGAGAGCGgcgtggaggagagggaggtgggcggAGCGGGGAGCTCCAGGGACCGCGGGACGGGTGTGGGAGAGCTGACGGACGCTGACccgcaggaggagcaggagatgGGCGGAGCGGGGAGCTCCAGGGACCGCGGGACGGGTGTGGGAGAGCTGACGGGGGCTGACCCAAAGGAGGAGCAGGACACGGAGGCGCAGAGAGCCCCGGGCGCAGAGAGCGgggcggaggagagggagatgggtgGAGTGGGGTGCTCCAGGGACAACACGACGGGTGTGGGAGAGCTGACAGACGCTGACccgcaggaggagcaggagatgGGCGGAGCGGGGAGCTCCAGGGACAACACGACGGGTGTGGGAGAGCTGATGGGGGCTGACCCGCAGGAGGATGGGGAGGGTAGTGGAGCAGAGAGCTCCAGGGACAGCGGGACTGGTTTAGGAGAGCTGACAGACGCTGACCCGcaggaggatggggagggggagaagagtGGAGCGGGGTGCTCCAGGGACGGCACGACGGGAGTGGGTGGGCCGGACGCCGGGCAGATGGAGGCCTCCAGGACTGAGAGCGGAGCTGCTGAGGGAGGAGAGGCTAATGGCCTTGGTTCAGACGAGGCGCCCTGGCGGGGAGGAGAGAACGGATACGATCTGGAGGGGGGCGAGGGCCCTGGCAGCACGCCGGCCCTGGGAGAGGACCTGGATTTGGGAGCGCTGGAGTCCgggggtggagcagcagagccGGTCGCCGCCCCGCCCAGTGAACCAGCGGGCCTGGGCGCCCAGCAGACGTGA